In Lactiplantibacillus pentosus, the sequence ACTTCTTTGGCGAGAATCCCGGTGAATAGTGCGGAGATCACTTGCCAGGCAGTGACGCCAAGTGGTGCGAACAGCGGCAGCAAGGTTTTACCAAGTGTGGCTGCAAAGCTGCGGTCGATATCGTTGACTAAGCCGCTGGTCCCAAATGAAGAGAGTAACCAAATCAAGACGGTCCCGGCAAAAATAATGGTCCCGGCTTTTTTGATGAAGCCCTTGCCCTTATCCCAGGTGCCGCGCCAGATGATGTCGGCGCGTGGAATGTGGTACTGCGGAAGTTCAACGATGAAGACTGAACTATCGTCGACGTTGAAAATGACTTGGTAGAACTTCGCCATCGCGAGTGCCACCGCGATACCGAGAAAGTAAATCGATAAGACGATCAGCGCTTGGTTACTCGGGAAGAACGCGGCGACGAACAGACTATAAATCGGGAGACGGGCTGAACAGCTCATAAACGGTGAAATCAACGTGGTGATCAACCGTTCCTTGGGCTGTTCAATCGTCCGCGCTGCCATGATTCCGGTCACGTTGCAGCCAAAACCAATGATCAGTGGGATAAAAGCCTTCCCGTTTAACCCAATCATCTGCATCAAACGGTCGGTGACTAGTGCGGCCCGCGCCATGTAGCCAGAATCTTCCAAGATCGAGATACATGCAAACAAAACGAAAATTTGTGGAATGAAGACTAGGACACCACCAACGCCGGCAATCAGTCCGTTGACGATGAGTGACCGTAAAATCGGAATCGCACCGGCAATCGTTAACCAATGGCTGACCGTCGTCGATAACGGCCCCGAAACGAAGCCATCCAGTAAATCTGACAGTGGCGTGCCAATCCAATCGAATGAGAGCTTGAACATCAAGTAGAAGATACCGACAAAGACGGGCAGTCCGAGTAACGGATGAGTGATCCACTTGTCGATTTTGGCCGTCATTTCAACGTGACTAGTGCTGGCGAGATTCTGACTGGCGCTCGCTAGCGTTTGCTCGATAAAGGTCAAGCGAGTTTGAAAAATCTGGTCGTCAAATTGCTGTGCATCGTAATAGGCTGCCTGACTCAGGAGTGGTTTTAAATCCAACTGCTTGGCGTACGTGCGAATCCGTTTGTTTTGATTAATGAATTGAATCGTGAGCCACCGCGCAAAGTCGGGGGTGCAGTCGTAATCATTCACAAGTTGATTGCTGGCCTGACGAATCGCCTGTTCGATCATGAACGGATAGTTGAGCTTGAGCGGATTCGCGGCGGGCGTCGGTGCCGCTAATAATTCTTCACGTAGCTGGGTTAACCCTTCCTTATTACGTGCGTTGGTCGCTTTGATCTGACAACCTAATTGTTGTGCCAGCGTCTTAAAATCATAGTAGTGGCCGGTGCGCTTCAAATCGTCGATCATGTTGAGTGCGATGATCACCGGGGCACCGAATTCTAGGACTTCAATTGATAGTAGCAAGTTTCGTTTGAGCTGACTGGCATTAGTGACGTTTAAAATCAGGTCAGGGTGATTGTGCAGTAAGTAGTTCGTCACCACGGCCTCGTCTTTGGTGATCGGATTCAGTGAGTAAACGCCGGGTAGGTCGACGACTTCCACTTCAGAATGACGAATGCGACCCATTTTCTTCTCAACCGTGACGCCCGTCCAGTTGCCGACGTACGCGTACTTGTCCGTCAATTCGTTGAACAGCGTGGTCTTGCCAGTATTCGGATTTCCTAATAGTGCGACGGTTGTCATGTCACTTGCCTCCAATCAACGTCTGGAACACCGTATAGCGAATGCCGATACGTTGCTGGTCGATTTGAATAATCACTGGGCCATGGAACGGGTAGTAGCGGACTGGCACGAGTTGGCTGCCAACGTGTAGTCCTAAACTGTGCAAGCGTTGAACGGTTTGCTCATCCAAACCTGTGAATTGTTGAATATGTAACTGCGAGCTTGTGACTGATTGACTTAGCATGTGACTCAGTCCTTTCTGAATATTCCTATCGTGAATAATTCGTCAAAAATATTATACCTACATGATAGCATGAAAGGGCTTTTAATAATATGGGGAAAAGCCTTATTTTCTTTTGAAATGAAAACGGTTATACTTTAGGTATAGAATACAGAAAGCCTGATTTTTCGGTATTTTTGTTGAAGCTGTTAACGATTCGTTATATACGAAAGGAATAACGGCTAGCGTTATAAATTGAATTGTGGAGGATGATTTACATGGCAACCTTGGAAGTTAAAGATTTACACGTTGAAGTGACGGATGATGAGCAACAGAAGTCTCGTGAAATTCTAAAAGGCGTTAATTTATCGATGAAGACCGGTGAAATTCACGCGATTATGGGCCCAAATGGGACGGGTAAGTCCACTTTATCACAAACTATTATGGGACAACCAGCTTACCATGTGACGCAGGGGGACATCCTATTAAATGGTGAAAGTATCGTCAACATGCCAGTCGATGAACGGGCACGTAAAGGCCTCTTCTTGGGCATGCAGTATCCAGCTGAAATCCAAGGGGTCACAAACGCCGAATTTTTACGGGCAGCGATGAACGCGCGGCGAGCTGAAGACGATCAAATTTCGGTCATGGCCTTCTTAAAAGAGTTAGATAAGAATTTGGCCTTACTAAATATGAGCGAATCGATGACGGAACGGTATCTGAACGAAGGCTTCTCCGGTGGTGAAAAGAAACGGAACGAAATTTTGCAATTATTGATGATCAAGCCATCCTTCGCCTTACTTGATGAAATCGACTCTGGACTCGATATCGATGCACTCCAAGTGGTTTCAAAAGGGGTGAACTCAATGCGCGGCGATGATTTTGGTTCATTGATTATTACCCACTATCAACGACTACTGAACTACATCGTGCCAGACGTTGTTCACGTTATGATGGGTGGCCGGATCGTGAAGACCGGTGGCGCTGACTTAGCCAAGACGCTTGAAAAAGAAGGTTACGCTGGATTACGTGATGATTTGAACTTAGACGTCAAGCTTGTTGATGACGAAGACTAGGGGGTGTGAAGCGATGGAAGCAACTGCTGATTATGAAGCAATCAAAACAACGTTAGCTGACGCGGCTAACGAACACGGCGAACCGCACTGGCTCGTTGAACGGCGGTTAGCCGCTGTCGATGCGATGCAGGGCTTGGCCGTTCCAAAAGCCGACCGGTTCAGCATTCGAGACTGGCCGCTCACCCCAACGGATCAACCCTTAAAGTTCAGTCGCTCAGACCGGACGCTGGCAACCGACGTGACCGCTGAAGAAGGTCACATCCAAATCGTGCAGGTCGGTCAGACAACGGTGACGGTCAACTTGCCAGATGAACTCGACGAACAAGGCGTGATTTTGACCGACATGTTCACCGCTTTTCGTGAACATCCGCAATTAACTGAAAAACACTTTATGGCCAAAGTCGTTAAAACGGATGAAGACCGGCTAACCAGTTATCACACTGCCTTTTTGAATGCGGGGGTCTTTCTCTACGTTCCGAAGGGTGTCACAATCAAAGCGCCCATTGAAATCAACACGATTCAAGACAGCACCCGCACCCAGCCACTGGTCAGCCACGTGCTGATCGTGGCGGAAGCGGACAGCCACTTTGCCGTTACCCAACACCTCACGACTGAGGGGGATGTGACTAACATTGCCAACTGTGTCGTTGAAATTTTAGCGCGCGGTGACAGTGAAGTGCACTATTCCGCTTTTGACGAACTCGGTGCCAATACGACGGCTTACCTCAATCGGCGGGCGTCAATCAGCCGTGGGGCAAAAGTCGACTGGGCGATTGGGATGATGAACAATGGCAATACCTTTGGTGATTTTGATTCCGAACTAATTGGTGAAGGCGCCAAGTCGGATGCCAAAGTGATCACGGTCACCACTAAGTCCCAAGATGTCTGCATCAATACCCGGGTCACTAATCACGGCAAGAAGACCGATGGCAACATCGTTCAACGTGGGGTCATCATGGAAAAATCAAATCTGATTTTTAATGGGATCGGTCATATTATCCACGGTGCATCTGGCGCCCATGCCGAACAAGAAAATCGGGTGTTGATGATGTCCGATGATGCCCATGGGGATGCCAACCCGATTCTACTGATCGATGAAAATGATGTTTTGGCCGGGCACGCAGCCAGTGTCGGTCAAATCGACCAGAATCAGATGTACTACTTGATGAGTCGGGGAATCGACAAGGCCCAAGCCCAGCGACTCGTTATTCGGGGATTCTTGAGTACCGTAATTGGTGCGATCCCATCGAAGACGGTCCGGACGCGGCTGACGAATACGATTGAAAGGAAGCTTGAAGATGGTATCGAACTTTGAGGAACATCGCGCAGATTTTCCAATTTTAGATCAACGGGTCAACGATGAACGACTCGTCTACCTCGATAACGCGGCGACCGCGCAACGGCCCAATCAGGTGGTTGACGCCCTGGTTCATTTTTATCAACACGACAATGCCAACGTGCACCGCGGTGTCCATACTTTAGCTGAACGGGCGACGACACAATATGAAGCCGCTCGCACCAAGGTTCAAGCGTTCATCAACGCGCCGAAAACTGATGAGATCGTCTTCACGAAGGGCACGACCGATAGTTTGAACTTGATTGCGAGCACTTATGGTGAAGCCAACATTCAGGCCGGCGATGAAATCGTGATTTCAATCATGGAACATCACAGCAATTTGATTCCGTGGCAGCAGTTGGCGCTCAAAAAGCACGCGACCTTAAAATACATCGAGTTGACACCGACCGGCGAATTAGACCTGGCGGATGCGCAACAAAAGATTACGGCTAAAACGAAAATTGTCTCAGTCACGCATGCCAGCAACGTGTTGGGCACGGTCAATCCAATCAAAGAATTGGCACAACTGGCGCACGCAAATGGCGCCATTATGATTGCGGACGGAGCCCAGGCAGCGCCACATATGCCAGTCGACGTCCAAGACCTCGACGTTGATTTTTACGCCTTCTCAGGTCATAAAATGATGGGGCCAACTGGTATCGGTGTGCTTTATGGCCGCGAAGCCCTATTACAAGCGATGCCACCGTACCAATATGGCGGTGAGATGATTGGTTTCGTTCATCGTGACAATAGTACGTGGGCAGAATTGCCTTGGAAATTCGAGGCCGGGACACAAAATATCGCCGGTGCGATTGGTTTAGGCGCTGCCATCGATTATTTGAACGCGATTGGCATGGCCCAGGTCCAAGCCCATGAGCAGCAGTTGGTCGATTACTTATTACCGAAGCTGATTGCGATGCCGGGCGTGACCGTTTACGGCCCTCAAGATCCACAACGGCATACCGGGGTGATTGCCTTCAATATTGATGGGCTACATCCGCACGATGCCGCAACCGCGCTGGATATGGAAGGCGTAGCGGTTCGTGCTGGTCATCACTGTGCGCAACCGTTGATGGAAGCACTCGGGGTGGTAGCGACCGCCCGCGCTAGTTTTTACCTATACAACACGCAAGCTGACGCTGACCAACTATTAACGTCACTCCAAGCAACAAAGGAGTTTTTCAAACATGGGACTGTCTAAATTAAGCGGATTGTATCGTGAAGTGATTCTCGATCACGGTGATCATCCGCATCATAAAAATGCGCTCCCAAATGCGACGCACGCGATTACCTTAAAGAACCCGACCTGTGGCGATGTGATCAACTTATCGATTCAATTAGATGATACGGATAAAATTGAAGACATCGGCTTTACCGGGGAAGGTTGTACGATCAGCCAAGCATCCGCCAGTATGATGACCGATGCCGTGATGGGTAAGTCGAAG encodes:
- the feoB gene encoding ferrous iron transport protein B; the protein is MTTVALLGNPNTGKTTLFNELTDKYAYVGNWTGVTVEKKMGRIRHSEVEVVDLPGVYSLNPITKDEAVVTNYLLHNHPDLILNVTNASQLKRNLLLSIEVLEFGAPVIIALNMIDDLKRTGHYYDFKTLAQQLGCQIKATNARNKEGLTQLREELLAAPTPAANPLKLNYPFMIEQAIRQASNQLVNDYDCTPDFARWLTIQFINQNKRIRTYAKQLDLKPLLSQAAYYDAQQFDDQIFQTRLTFIEQTLASASQNLASTSHVEMTAKIDKWITHPLLGLPVFVGIFYLMFKLSFDWIGTPLSDLLDGFVSGPLSTTVSHWLTIAGAIPILRSLIVNGLIAGVGGVLVFIPQIFVLFACISILEDSGYMARAALVTDRLMQMIGLNGKAFIPLIIGFGCNVTGIMAARTIEQPKERLITTLISPFMSCSARLPIYSLFVAAFFPSNQALIVLSIYFLGIAVALAMAKFYQVIFNVDDSSVFIVELPQYHIPRADIIWRGTWDKGKGFIKKAGTIIFAGTVLIWLLSSFGTSGLVNDIDRSFAATLGKTLLPLFAPLGVTAWQVISALFTGILAKEVISSSMMVMFHSANQAGLIAMMGRFFTPLSAYAMLVFILLYVPCFATIGTIKSETGSTKWAVYSVFSSLTIAYGLAFIIYQVGSLFI
- a CDS encoding FeoA family protein, which encodes MLSQSVTSSQLHIQQFTGLDEQTVQRLHSLGLHVGSQLVPVRYYPFHGPVIIQIDQQRIGIRYTVFQTLIGGK
- the sufC gene encoding Fe-S cluster assembly ATPase SufC, with amino-acid sequence MATLEVKDLHVEVTDDEQQKSREILKGVNLSMKTGEIHAIMGPNGTGKSTLSQTIMGQPAYHVTQGDILLNGESIVNMPVDERARKGLFLGMQYPAEIQGVTNAEFLRAAMNARRAEDDQISVMAFLKELDKNLALLNMSESMTERYLNEGFSGGEKKRNEILQLLMIKPSFALLDEIDSGLDIDALQVVSKGVNSMRGDDFGSLIITHYQRLLNYIVPDVVHVMMGGRIVKTGGADLAKTLEKEGYAGLRDDLNLDVKLVDDED
- the sufD gene encoding Fe-S cluster assembly protein SufD → MEATADYEAIKTTLADAANEHGEPHWLVERRLAAVDAMQGLAVPKADRFSIRDWPLTPTDQPLKFSRSDRTLATDVTAEEGHIQIVQVGQTTVTVNLPDELDEQGVILTDMFTAFREHPQLTEKHFMAKVVKTDEDRLTSYHTAFLNAGVFLYVPKGVTIKAPIEINTIQDSTRTQPLVSHVLIVAEADSHFAVTQHLTTEGDVTNIANCVVEILARGDSEVHYSAFDELGANTTAYLNRRASISRGAKVDWAIGMMNNGNTFGDFDSELIGEGAKSDAKVITVTTKSQDVCINTRVTNHGKKTDGNIVQRGVIMEKSNLIFNGIGHIIHGASGAHAEQENRVLMMSDDAHGDANPILLIDENDVLAGHAASVGQIDQNQMYYLMSRGIDKAQAQRLVIRGFLSTVIGAIPSKTVRTRLTNTIERKLEDGIEL
- a CDS encoding cysteine desulfurase, encoding MVSNFEEHRADFPILDQRVNDERLVYLDNAATAQRPNQVVDALVHFYQHDNANVHRGVHTLAERATTQYEAARTKVQAFINAPKTDEIVFTKGTTDSLNLIASTYGEANIQAGDEIVISIMEHHSNLIPWQQLALKKHATLKYIELTPTGELDLADAQQKITAKTKIVSVTHASNVLGTVNPIKELAQLAHANGAIMIADGAQAAPHMPVDVQDLDVDFYAFSGHKMMGPTGIGVLYGREALLQAMPPYQYGGEMIGFVHRDNSTWAELPWKFEAGTQNIAGAIGLGAAIDYLNAIGMAQVQAHEQQLVDYLLPKLIAMPGVTVYGPQDPQRHTGVIAFNIDGLHPHDAATALDMEGVAVRAGHHCAQPLMEALGVVATARASFYLYNTQADADQLLTSLQATKEFFKHGTV
- the sufU gene encoding Fe-S cluster assembly sulfur transfer protein SufU, which codes for MGLSKLSGLYREVILDHGDHPHHKNALPNATHAITLKNPTCGDVINLSIQLDDTDKIEDIGFTGEGCTISQASASMMTDAVMGKSKEQALAMAKTFSDMAIGKQHSQADIDALEDAAILSNIMQFPARIKCATLAWWALQRALLAENGKEEESEV